One segment of Megachile rotundata isolate GNS110a chromosome 4, iyMegRotu1, whole genome shotgun sequence DNA contains the following:
- the LOC100884040 gene encoding serine/threonine-protein phosphatase 2A activator, which produces MSTSNERARRGPVSPDDHEFVVPKKSVKTPTDMAIWEKSEAYFEYLGFILALNESVQGKALNVECPHSPIIDNIIQMLNEFDEWITQIPPTEQPQRFGNKSFRIWHERLQQNGVEELQKVLPEKLYRAVPEIVEYLYEGFGNATRIDYGTGHEMAFLMFLCCMFKIGAFKQEDKVAVVVKIFNRYLELVRRLQLTYRMEPAGSHGVWSLDDYQFVPFIWGSAQLIGHPRIEPRHFVDQDIVESFSKQYMFLGCIQFISKVKTGPFAEHSNQLWNVSAVSSWVKVNSGLIKMYKAEVLAKFPVIQHVLFGSLLPIKQASMPPVCKDPRKEQSERLPPPPQ; this is translated from the exons ATGTCAACGTCAAATGAACGTGCAAGAAGAGGACCAGTATCAC cggATGACCATGAATTTGTTGTTCCAAAAAAGTCAGTTAAAACACCAACTGACATGGCAATTTGGGAAAAGTCAGAAGCATATTTT GAATACTTGGGGTTTATACTAGCTTTAAATGAGTCAGTTCAGGGAAAGGCTTTAAATGTTGAATGCCCACATAGTCCTATAATAGACAATATTATACAAATGCttaatgaatttgatgaatggATAACACAAATACCTCCAACTGAACAACCTCAACGGTTTGGTAACAAATCATTTAGAATATGGCATGAAAGATTACAACAG AATGGAGTGGAAGAATTACAAAAAGTATTGCCAGAAAAATTATATAGAGCAGTCCCAGAGATAGTAGAATATTTGTATGAAGGTTTTGGTAATGCAACACGTATAGATTATGGTACAGGACATGAAATGGCATTTTTGATGTTTCTGTGTTGCATGTTCAAAATTGGTGCTTTCAAACAAGAGGATAAAGTTGCAGtagttgttaaaatatttaatag ATATCTTGAATTAGTTCGCAGATTGCAATTAACATACAGAATGGAACCAGCAGGTAGTCATGGTGTTTGGAGTTTAGATGACTACCAATTTGTTCCTTTTATATGGGGGAGTGCTCAGCTAATtg GTCATCCTCGTATAGAACCTCGTCATTTTGTTGATCAGGACATTGTTGAATCATTCAGCAAGCAGTATATGTTCCTTGGTTGCATTCAATTCATTTCAAAg GTAAAAACAGGTCCATTTGCTGAGCATTCCAATCAATTATGGAATGTTAGTGCAGTGTCCTCATGGGTCAAAGTAAACAGTGGTCTTATTAAAATGTACAAAGCTGAG gtTTTAGCGAAATTTCCTGTTATTCAACATGTTTTATTTGGATCTTTATTACCGATAAAGCAAGCTTCTATGCCACCTGTTTGCAAAGATCCTCGTAAAGAACAATCTGAACGACTGCCGCCGCCTCCGCAGTAA
- the LOC105663366 gene encoding protein 60A-like isoform X2, with protein MYKIYVVEVVFLLIIIFYANSETSSGFYIDNGFNQTVLYKAFNYKQKREIERELLNILELPEKPNRITHRALLIKRSAPKFLLNIYKNVLSSDRDTSIQEEFNLNDHYINVIDQSDFIMTFGAHNPYSGNASKTNRGKRIWFDVSEVPREEYIIAAELRLYQSLNENIGFNETYTVAVYRVARTKSGGRIKHFIDSANTVTGKEDWITLNINEALEHWIKYPKENRGLFLAVYHDNYTGHIMRPDDIGIVGVLGIPDKQPFMVGFFKNSGNRSKREVIFKQKKDTVLEKQHFTKVQNPYVDSVTRKRREQICSMKTLYDAYIFLPRGFPHNPGSF; from the coding sequence atgtacaaaatatatgttGTAGAGGTagtatttcttttaataatcatattttatGCGAATTCTGAAACATCAAGTGGATTTTACATAGACAATGGTTTCAATCAAACAGTTTTATATAAAGCTTTTAATTACAAGCAGAAACGAGAAATCGAACGCGAATTGTTAAATATTCTGGAATTACCTGAGAAACCAAATAGAATCACGCATAGAGCTTTACTCATAAAGAGGTCTGCACCTAAATTTCtattgaatatttacaaaaatgtattGTCCAGTGATAGAGACACGTCAATTCAAGAAGAGTTTAATTTAAATGATCATTACATTAATGTTATTGACCAGAGTGATTTTATAATGACATTTGGTGCTCATAATCCATACTCAGGTAATGCATCTAAAACTAATCGTGGTAAAAGAATTTGGTTCGATGTGTCGGAAGTGCCGCGGGAGGAATATATCATTGCAGCTGAACTAAGATTGTATCAAAGCTTGAATGAAAATATTGGATTCAATGAAACTTACACAGTGGCAGTATATAGAGTGGCACGAACAAAAAGTGGAGGACGAATTAAACATTTCATTGACTCAGCAAATACTGTAACTGGAAAGGAAGATTGGAtaactttaaatattaatgaagcTCTTGAACATTGGATCAAATACCCAAAAGAAAATCGAGGATTATTCTTAGCAGTATATCATGATAATTATACTGGTCATATTATGAGACCAGATGACATAGGAATTGTAGGTGTTTTAGGAATCCCAGATAAGCAACCATTTATGGTGGGATTTTTCAAAAATAGTGGTAATCGCAGTAAACGTGAAGTAATCTTTAAACAGAAAAAAGATACTGTACTTGAAAAACAACATTTTACTAAAGTTCAAAATCCTTATGTTGATTCTGTAACAAGAAAGAGAAGAGAACAAATATGCAGCATGAAAACACTTTAT
- the LOC105663366 gene encoding protein 60A-like isoform X1 — protein sequence MYKIYVVEVVFLLIIIFYANSETSSGFYIDNGFNQTVLYKAFNYKQKREIERELLNILELPEKPNRITHRALLIKRSAPKFLLNIYKNVLSSDRDTSIQEEFNLNDHYINVIDQSDFIMTFGAHNPYSGNASKTNRGKRIWFDVSEVPREEYIIAAELRLYQSLNENIGFNETYTVAVYRVARTKSGGRIKHFIDSANTVTGKEDWITLNINEALEHWIKYPKENRGLFLAVYHDNYTGHIMRPDDIGIVGVLGIPDKQPFMVGFFKNSGNRSKREVIFKQKKDTVLEKQHFTKVQNPYVDSVTRKRREQICSMKTLYVSFKDLQWQDWIIAPEGYNAYYCSGECSFPLNIRMNATNHAIVQTLVHLMKPNEIPKPCCAPSKLSPISVLYFLDDSNVVLRKYKNMVINSCGCH from the coding sequence atgtacaaaatatatgttGTAGAGGTagtatttcttttaataatcatattttatGCGAATTCTGAAACATCAAGTGGATTTTACATAGACAATGGTTTCAATCAAACAGTTTTATATAAAGCTTTTAATTACAAGCAGAAACGAGAAATCGAACGCGAATTGTTAAATATTCTGGAATTACCTGAGAAACCAAATAGAATCACGCATAGAGCTTTACTCATAAAGAGGTCTGCACCTAAATTTCtattgaatatttacaaaaatgtattGTCCAGTGATAGAGACACGTCAATTCAAGAAGAGTTTAATTTAAATGATCATTACATTAATGTTATTGACCAGAGTGATTTTATAATGACATTTGGTGCTCATAATCCATACTCAGGTAATGCATCTAAAACTAATCGTGGTAAAAGAATTTGGTTCGATGTGTCGGAAGTGCCGCGGGAGGAATATATCATTGCAGCTGAACTAAGATTGTATCAAAGCTTGAATGAAAATATTGGATTCAATGAAACTTACACAGTGGCAGTATATAGAGTGGCACGAACAAAAAGTGGAGGACGAATTAAACATTTCATTGACTCAGCAAATACTGTAACTGGAAAGGAAGATTGGAtaactttaaatattaatgaagcTCTTGAACATTGGATCAAATACCCAAAAGAAAATCGAGGATTATTCTTAGCAGTATATCATGATAATTATACTGGTCATATTATGAGACCAGATGACATAGGAATTGTAGGTGTTTTAGGAATCCCAGATAAGCAACCATTTATGGTGGGATTTTTCAAAAATAGTGGTAATCGCAGTAAACGTGAAGTAATCTTTAAACAGAAAAAAGATACTGTACTTGAAAAACAACATTTTACTAAAGTTCAAAATCCTTATGTTGATTCTGTAACAAGAAAGAGAAGAGAACAAATATGCAGCATGAAAACACTTTATGTAAGTTTCAAAGATCTTCAATGGCAGGATTGGATTATAGCACCAGAAGGATATAATGCTTATTATTGCAGTGGGGAGTGTAGTTTTCCACTGAACATTCGTATGAACGCGACTAATCATGCTATTGTACAAACTTTAGTTCATCTTATGAAACCAAATGAGATACCAAAACCATGTTGTGCACCTTCAAAACTATCACCAATATCGGTACTTTATTTTCTTGATGACAGTAATGTTGTattaa